CGGGTTCAAGTCCCGCTATGAGCTCCACGTATTTTGTGAGAAGCTAAATTTAATATAAATTTTTATTTGATGAAACACATATCATAACGGAGGATAAGATGGCTAAAGAAAAATTTTCACGCAACAAGCCACACGTAAATATAGGTACCATTGGTCACGTTGACCACGGTAAAACAACTTTGACAGCTGCCATTTCTGCTGTTCTTTCAAGAAAAGGTCTTGCTGAGCTTAAAGATTATGATAATATCGATAATGCTCCAGAAGAGAAAGAGCGTGGTATAACTATCGCTACTTCACACATTGAGTATGAGACAGAAAATCGCCACTATGCTCACGTTGATTGTCCAGGACACGCCGACTATGTTAAAAATATGATTACTGGTGCGGCTCAAATGGATGGTGCGATACTAGTTGTTTCTGCTGCTGATGGTCCGATGCCACAAACTAGAGAGCATATTCTACTTTCTCGCCAAGTCGGCGTTCCATATATAGTTGTATTTATGAATAAGGCTGATATGGTTGATGATGCTGAACTTTTAGAGTTAGTTGAGATGGAAATTCGTGAGCTTTTAAACGAATATAACTTCCCAGGCGATGATACGCCTATTATAGCTGGTTCTGCACTTAAAGCTCTTGAAGAGGCTAAAGCAGGTCAAGATGGTGAGTGGTCAGCAAAAGTTATGGAGCTTATGGCTGCAGTTGACAGCTATATACCAACTCCAACTCGTGCAACTGATAAAGACTTCTTGATGCCTATCGAAGATGTTTTCTCAATATCAGGTCGTGGAACAGTTGTTACTGGTAGAATCGAAAAAGGTGTTGTAAAGGTTGGTGACACTATTGAGATTGTTGGTATCCGTGACACTCAAACAACAACAGTTACTGGTGTTGAGATGTTTAGAAAAGAGATGGATCAAGGCGAGGCCGGCGACAATGTTGGTGTTTTATTAAGAGGTACTAAAAAAGAGGATGTTGAGCGTGGTATGGTTTTATGTAAGCCAAAATCAATAACTCCTCATACAAAATTTGAAGGTGAAGTTTATATCTTGACTAAAGAAGAAGGTGGACGCCACACTCCATTCTTTAATAATTATAGACCACAATTTTATGTTAGAACAACTGACGTTACAGGCTCTATTACACTTCCAGAAGGAACTGAGATGGTTATGCCTGGTGATAATATAAGAATTTCTGTTGAGCTTATCGCTCCAGTTGCACTTGAAGAAGGTACACGTTTTGCGATCCGCGAGGGTGGTAGAACTGTTGGTTCAGGCGTTGTTTCTAAAATACTTGCATAATTCAAATAAAGAGCGATTAAATTCGCTCTTTAAATTTTAAGGAAAATTGATGAGAGTTAAAGTTGGTTTAAAATGTTCTGAAAGTGGTGATATAAACTACACTACAACTAAAAATAGTAAGACTATGACAGAAAAGTTAGAGCTTAAAAAATATTGCCCAAGACTTAAAAAACATACTATTCACAAAGAAGTAAAATTAAAAAGTTAATGGGCTAATACCATTAGGGCAATAGCTCCAACGGTAGAGCACTGGATTCCAAATCCAATGGTTGGGGGTTCGAATCCCTCTTGCCCTGCCATAATAAGGTTAAAAATGGAAAAATTAATAAATTATATAAAATTATCTAAGCTTGAAATTTTAAAAGTTATATTTCCTACCAAAGAGCAAGTAAGAAATGCTTTTATTACAGTTTTTATCGTAGTTGCAGTAGTATCACTTTTTTTGGCGTTAGTTGATGCGATTATGTCATTTACGCTTTCTAAAATAATATAAGGAATTGTAAGATGGCACATAAGTGGTATGCTATTCAGACTTATGCTGGTAGTGAGATGGCTGTTAAAAGAGGTATTGAAAATTTAGTAAAAGATCATGGTATTGAAGATCGGTTAAAGAATGTTATAGTTCCTACTGAAGATGTCATAGAGATTAAAAATGGAAAACAAAAGATAAATGAGAGAACTCTTTATCCAGGTTATGCTTTTGCACTATTAGATCTTGATACTGCTCTTTGGCATAAAATTCAGTCCTTGCCAAAAGTTAGTAGATTTATAGGTGAGCAAAAAAAGCCTACGCCTTTAAGCGATAAAGATATTAATACAATTTTGGAAAAAGTAGAAAAACGTGCTGCACCTAAACCAAAAATCTTCTTTGAAGAAGGTGAGAGTGTTCGAATAATAGATGGTCCTTTTGCAAACTTTACAGGTATTGTAGAAGAATACGATATGGTTCATGGAAAACTTCGTCTAAATGTCTCGATATTTGGTAGAAGCACACCAGTTGATATTTTATATTCACAAGTTGAGAAGATAATCTAAGGAGAAAGTTTATGGCTAAGAAAGTTATAGGCGAAATTAAATTACAAATTGCTGCTACAAAGGCAAATCCAAGCCCTCCAGTTGGTCCAGCACTTGGTCAAAAGGGTGTAAATATTATGGAATTTTGTAAAGCATTTAACGAAAGAACAAAAGATATGGTGGGGTTTAATATCCCTGTAGTTATAACTGTTTATGCTGACAAAAGCTTTACATTTATTACAAAGCAACCACCTGCAACAGACCTTATAAAAAAAGCTGCTGGTATAGCAAAAGGAACAGATAACCCTTTAAAAAACAAAGTTGGTAAACTTACAAAAGCTCAAGTTTTAGAGATAGTTGAGAAAAAACTTGCAGATTTAAATACAAAAGATAAAGAGCAAGCGGCTAAGATCATTGCTGGTTCAGCTCGTTCAATGGGTGTCGAAGTAATAGACTAAAACCTTTACCGTCGGGTTGATTAACATAAGACGGAAGCACTTTAAAATGCGGAGAATTTAATGGGAAAAACTACTAAAAGATTTGCTGAGTTACTAAAAAAAGTAGATGCAAATAAAATTTATAATCTTACAGAGGCGATAGATACTATCAAAACTTTATCATCTGCTAAATTTGATGAGACAGTTGAGATTGCTCTTAAACTAAATGTTGATCCAAGACATGCAGACCAGATGGTTCGTGGCTCGGTAGTATTACCAGCTGGGACAGGCAAGACTGTTCGTGTTGCAGTCATTGCAAAAGATGCTAAAGCTGATGAGGCTAAGGCTGCTGGTGCTGATATAGTTGGTTCTGATGAGCTTGTAGAGGATATTCAAAAGGGTATTATGAACTTTGATGTTCTTATAGCAACACCAAATTTAATGGGGCTAGTTGGTAAAGTCGGTCGTATCCTTGGACCAAAAGGTCTTATGCCAAATCCAAAAACAGGCACAGTTACTATGGACGTAGCTCAAGCCGTTAACAATGCAAAGAGCGGTCAGGTAAATTTCCGTGTTGATAAGCAAGGAAATATACACGCTGGTCTTGGTAAAGTAAGCTTTAGTAAAGAGCAACTCGTTGAAAATATTTCAACTTTTATAAAAGCTATAAACAAACATAAACCGGCTACAGCAAAAGGTAGATATGTTAAAAATGCTACATTGTCATTAACAATGAGTCCGTCTATTGCACTTGATACTCAAGAAGTTATGGATCTAAAATAGATTTATGAGCCTCTTTAGAGGCTCTTTTAAATTTAAGCTAAAAATGTGAATACTTTAGTATTTAGATTTTTATCTTAGATTGGAGATAGCCGAGGCCTTAGGGCTTAATTGATTCGACCCACTCTGCTTGAAATCACCGGTCGGAAAGGAGTAATATGACACGTAACGAAAAATCGAAAGTTATAGCTAATCTTGAAAATGAATTTAAAGAAGCACAAGCGATTGTTGTTTGTGATTATCGCGGTTTAAGTGTTAAAAGACTTGAAGTTTTAAGAAATGCTGCTAGAGAGCAAGGTGTAAAAGTTCAAGTTATCAAAAATACACTCGCTAATATAGCTCTTAATAATGTAGAAAAAAGTGGATTGGATCTAAAAGATACAAATATCTACGTTTGGGGTGAAGATCAACTAGCTGTAACAAAAGTTGTTGTTAAATTTGAAGAGAGTAATTCTGAGCTTTTTAAAATTAAGACAGCATATATCGATGGAGAGGTTGCAAAAGCTGAAAAAGTTGTCGCTCTTTCTAAAATGCCTAGTCGTGATGAGCTTCTTGGTATGCTTTTGCAAGTTTGGAATGCGCCTATCCAAAATTTCACAATTGGACTAAATGCGCTTAGAGAGAAAAAAGAACAATCAGCATAAAATTTAGAAGGATAATAAAATGGCAATTACTAAAGAAGATGTATTAGAATTTATTTCTAACCTTTCAGTATTAGAGTTAAGTGAACTTGTAAAAGAGTTTGAAGAGAAATTTGGTGTAAGTGCTGCTCCAGTTATGGTAGCTGGCGGTGCTGTAGCTGGCGGTGCTGCTGAGGCAGCTGAAGAGAAGACTGAATTTAACGTAGTTTTAGTTGATTCAGGTGATAAAAAAATCAACGTTATTAAGGTTGTTAGAGCTCTTACGGGTCTTGGTCTTAAAGAGGCAAAAGATGCAGTTGAGGGAACCCCATCTGTTCTTAAAGAGGGCATCAGCAAAGATGAAGCTGAGGCAGCTAAAAAAGAGCTTGAAGAAGCTGGTGCTAAAGTCGAGCTTAAATAATTTCAACTTGAAGTTATTAATCGCAGAGAGGGCAATGCTCTCTCTTTTTTTAAATTTAGACGCCTTTTTAAAAGGGCTATACTTTCTTTCAAAATTACCACGAGGTAGATGCAATGTTAAATAGCTTATACTCAGGAAATCGTCTTAGAGTTGATTTCTCTAATGTCGCCAAAGAGATAGATGTTCCTAACCTACTACAATTACAAAAAAAGAGTTTTGATAATTTTTTAAATTTAGATAATAATCAAGCAGAGAGTGGAATCGAAAAAGTTTTTAGATCAATTTTTCCTATTCACGATCCACAAAATCGTCTAAGCTTAGAATATGTCAGTTCTGAGATCGGTAAATCAAAATATACTATTAGAGAGTGTATTGAGCGTGGTCTTACATATTCTGTAAATTTAAAGATGAAAATTCGCCTTATTCTTCACGAAAAAGATGAAAAAACTGGTGAAAAGATAGGCGTTAAAGATATAAAAGAGCAAGAAATTTATATTAGAGAAATTCCTTTAATGACAGATAGAATTTCATTTATTATCAATGGCGTTGAGCGTGTTGTTGTTAATCAACTTCACAGAAGTCCAGGCGTTATTTTTAAACAAGAAGAGAGTGCGACTGTTGCAAACAAGCTTATTCATACAGCTCAAATCATACCAGATCGTGGCTCTTGGTTATACTTTGAATATGATACAAAAGACGTTTTATACGTTAGAATTAATAAACGCAGAAAAGTACCTATAACTATACTATTTAGAGCACTTGGATATAAAAAACAAGATATTATAAAGCTATTTTATCCAATTCAAACATTAGGCATTAAAAATAATAAATTTTTGACACCATTTAATCCAGATGATTATCTTGGTAGGATTGATTATGATATAAAAGATGAAAATGGCAATGTCCTTCATCAAGCCGGTAAGCGTTTAACTAAGAAAAAAGCAGATAAGCTTATCGAAGATGGTGTAAAATGGGTTGAGTATCCAACAGAAGTTTTACTTAGCCGTTATTTGGCATCCCCTGTTATAAATAAAGAAAGTGGCGAAGTGCTTTATGATATACTTTCTCAACTTGATGAAAATAAACTCATTAAAATTTTAAACGAACAAGATAGTATTGAGATTATCAATAACTCAGCTTCTGGCGTTGATGACGCAATTATTAACTCATTTATCGCTGATAATGAGATGCTTAAAATTTTACGCCAAACCGAAGGTGTAGATGATGAAAACGACCTTTCTGCAATTAGAATTTATAAAGTTATGCGTCCTGGCGAGCCAGTCGTAAAAGAGGCAGCAAAGAGCTTTGTAAATGATATATTCTTTAATCCAGAGAGATACGATCTGACAAAAGTTGGTCGTATGAAGATGAATCACAAGCTTGGGCTTGATGTACCAGAATATGTAACAGTTTTAACTAGTGAAGATATCATAAAAACGGCAAAATATCTTATAAAAGTTAAAAATGGGCAAGGATATATCGACGATCGCGATCACCTTGGAAATAGACGTATTAGATCTATCGGTGAACTTTTGGCTAATGAGCTTCATTTGGGATTTGTTAAGATGCAAAAGGCGATCCGCGATAAATTTACAAGTCTAAGCAGTAATGTAGAAGAGATAATGCCATATGATCTTATAAATCCAAAGATGATAACAGCTACGATAATGGAATTTTTTACTGGCGGACAGCTAAGCCAGTTTATGGATCAGACAAATCCGCTGAGCGAAGTTACTCACAAACGCCGTCTTTCAGCACTTGGTGAAGGTGGCTTAGTTAAAGAGCGTGCTGGATTTGAAGTGCGTGACGTACATCCTACGCACTATGGTCGTATTTGTCCTATTGAGACGCCAGAAGGTCAAAATATCGGTCTTATCAACACCCTTGCTACATATGCTAAAGTAAATGAACTTGGTTTTGTTGAAGCACCATACAAAAAGGTCGTTGACGGCAAGGTAACTGATGAGATTATATATATAACAGCAACCCAAGAAGAGGGTAACGTCATAGCTCCTGCTTCGACAAAAGTCGATGAGAATGGTTATATTGTTGAAGATTTGTTAGAAGTTAGGCGTGAGGGTGAGATGATGCTTGCACGTCGAGAAGAGGTAACACTTATAGACCTTTGCTCTGGCATGATAGCTGGTGTGGCTGCATCGCTAATTCCATTTTTAGAACATGATGACGCTAACCGTGCTTTGATGGGATCAAATATGCAGCGTCAAGCTGTTCCATTACTTCGTTCTACAGCCCCAATAGTTGGAACTGGTATGGAGAGCGTTATCGCACGTGATACTTGGGAAAGTGTAAAGGCTAAACGCGGTGGTATCGTAGAAAAAGTAGATAATAAAAATATATTTATTTTAGGTGAAGATGAAGCAGGTCCATTTATAGACCATTACTCTCTTGATAAAAATTTAAGAACAAACCAAAATACAACTTTTTCTCAACACCCTATTGTTAAAAAAGGTGAAGAGATCGAGGCAGATCAGATAATAGCTGATGGTCCGAGCATGGAGAAAGGTGAGCTTGCGATCGGTAAAAACGCTCTTATCGCATTTATGCCTTGGAATGGATATAACTACGAAGACGCGATTGTTATAAGCGAAAAGATGATACGCGAAGATGCATTTACAAGCGTTCATATTTATGAAAAAGAGATAGAGGCTCGTGAGTTAAAAGACGGAGTAGAAGAGATCACAAAAGATATTCCAAACGTTAAAGAAGAGGACTTATTACATCTTGATGAGAGCGGCATCATAAAGATAGGAACACAAATAAAGCCTGGTATGATTTTAGTAGGCAAAGTATCTCCAAAAGGCGAGGTCAAACCAACTCCTGAAGAGCGGTTGCTTCGTGCTATATTTGGCGAAAAAGCAGGACACGTTGTCAACAAATCCCTATATGCGACTGCTTCTATGGAAGGCGTCGTGGTTGATGTTAAAATTTTTACGAAAAAGGGACATGAGAAGGATGCTAGGACAAACAAAGCTTATGAGGAAGAGAAATCAATCTTAGAAAAAGAGCACCACGATAGACTTTTGATGTTAGATCGCGAAGAAATGTTAAAAGTAACATCTTTACTATCTAAAAATGTACTAACATCAGCACAAACTATAAACAAAAAAGAGTATAAAAAAGGTGCAAAGATAGCAATAGATGATTTAGAAAACGCTAATCGCTTTACGCTAAATGCTATCGTTAAAAGCTTCTCAAAAGAGGTGCAAAAGCAGTATGATGAGCTTAAAAATCACTTCCAAAATGAGAAGAAAAAACTTAAAGAAGAACACGATGCTAAAATAGAAATTTTAGAAAAAGACGATATATTGCCAAGTGGTGTAGTCAAGCTTGTTAAGGTCTATGTGGCTACAAAACGTAAACTAAAAGTGGGTGATAAGATGGCTGGACGGCACGGAAATAAAGGTATCGTCTCAAATATAGTTCCAGAGGTTGATATGCCATATCTACCTAGTGGTCAGATAGTTGACATAGTGCTTAACCCTCTAGGTGTTCCTAGCCGTATGAATATTGGTCAAATTTTAGAGAGTCACTTAGGTCTTGTTGGCTACCGCTTAGGTGAGCAGATAAATGAAATTTTTGAGACTAAAAAGAGCGAATGGATAAAAGAGTTACGTGCTAAAATGATAGAGATAGCAAGCGTATCAAAGCTTATGGATGCAAAAAATGCACTTAGTAAGATGAGTGATGATAAGTTACTTGAATATGCTAAAGATTGGCGACAAGGCGTGAGATTTGCGACACCTATTTTTGAAGGTGTTAAAGTTGAGGATTTTGCCAAGCTATTTGAGATGGCACACATCGACCCAGACGGTAAAACAGAGCTATACGATGGACGCACAGGTTCAAAAATTCGTGAGCGTGTTAATGTTGGTTGTATGTATATGCTTAAACTTCACCACCTTGTTGACGAGAAAGTCCATGCTAGAAGCACTGGACCATACAGTCTGGTTACTCAGCAGCCTGTCGGTGGCAAAGCATTGTTTGGTGGACAAAGATTTGGAGAGATGGAGGTTTGGGCTTTAGAGGCTTACGGTGCAGCACACACGCTTCGTGAGATGCTAACAGTCAAATCAGACGATGTAGAGGGTCGTTTATCAGCATACAAGGCATTAACACGTGGTGAAAATGTCCCAGAGACAGGCATACCAGAGACGTTCTTTGTTCTTACAAATGAGCTAAAATCACTAGCTTTAGATGTTGAGATATATGATGAGGATGAGAGTAATGAAAACGAATAATTTAATACCGATTGAGATAAAAGAAGATCATAGACCACGAAATTTCGAGGCCTTTCAACTTCGTTTGGCTAGTCCAGAAAAGATAAAATCTTGGAGTCACGGCGAGGTAAAAAAGCCTGAAACTATAAACTATCGCACACTTAAGCCTGAGCGTGATGGTCTTTTTTGTGCTAAAATTTTTGGACCGATAAGAGATTATGAGTGCCTTTGTGGAAAATACAAAAAGATGCGTTATAAGGGCGTTAAGTGCGAAAAATGTGGCGTTGAAGTAACTAGCTCAAAAGTTCGTCGCTCACGTATGGGACACATTGAGCTTGTAACTCCTGTAGCTCATATTTGGTATGTAAATTCACTTCCAAGTCGCATAGGAACGTTGCTTGGTATAAAAATGAAAGATCTTGAGCGTGTGCTTTATTATGAGGCATATATAGTCGAAGAACCAGGCGAGGCATTTTATGATAATGAGAATTCTAAAAAGGTTGAAAAATACGATGTCTTAAATGAAGAACAGTATCAAAGCTTAGCTCAACGCTATGAAAATAATGGTTTTGTCGCTAGAATGGGTGGTGAAGTTATCCGCGATATGCTTACTGATATTGATCTAATGGCTACATTAGAGCAACTTAAGGCTGAAGCTGAGGCTACAAATTCAGAAGCAAAGAAAAAAACTATTGTTAAGCGTTTAAAAGTTATTGAGAGCTTTTTAAACTCAGGCAATCGCCCAGAGTGGATGATGATTACAAATTTACCTGTGCTACCGCCTGATTTACGCCCACTTGTCAGCCTTGATGGCGGTAAATTTGCTGTTTCAGATGTTAACGATTTATATCGTCGTGTAATAAATAGAAACAGTCGTTTAAAGCGTCTTTTAGAACTTGATGCACCTGAGATTATTATAAGAAACGAAAAGCGTATGCTTCAAGAGGCAGTAGATGCACTATTTGACAATGGCCGTAGAGCAAATGCCGTAAAAGGTGCAAACAAACGTCCACTTAAGTCGTTAAGCGAGATTATCAAAGGTAAACAGGGGCGTTTCAGACAAAATTTACTTGGTAAACGTGTGGATTTCTCTGGTCGTTCCGTTATAGTTGTCGGTCCAAAGCTTAGAATGGATCAATGTGGTTTGCCTAAGAAAATGGCATTAGAGCTATTTAAGCCACACCTTTTAGCACGTTTAGAAGAAAAGGGCTATGCAACTACTGTAAAACAAGCTAAGAAAATGATAGAGGATAAGACAAACGAGGTATGGGAGTGTTTAGAAGAGGTTGTTAAAGATCACCCAGTTATGCTAAACCGTGCTCCGACGCTTCACAAACTATCCATCCAAGCGTTTCATCCAGTGTTAGTTGAAGGTAAAGCAATACAGCTTCATCCGCTAGTTTGTGCGGCGTTTAACGCAGACTTTGATGGTGACCAGATGGCGGTTCACGTGCCACTATCGCAGGAGGCTATTGCAGAGTGTAAAATTTTAATGCTTAGCTCTATGAATATCTTACTTCCAGCCAGCGGTAAGGCTATAACTGTGCCTAGCCAAGATATGGTTTTAGGGATTTATTACTTAAGCTTAGAGCGAACTGATGAAAAAGGTGCGAATAAAATTTTTGCATCAGTTGATGAGGTTATGATAGCCGAAGAGGCAAATACCCTAGGGCTTCATGCCAAGATAAAGACAATGATAGATGATAGGACGATGTTTACGACCGCTGGACGTTTGATACTTCGTTCGATACTACCAGATTTTGTTCCAGATAATATGTGGAATAAAGTAATGAAGAAAAAAGATATTGCGAATTTGGTTGATTATGTTTATCGCAATGGTGGACTTGAAGTAACGGCAGATTTTTTAGATAAGCTTAAAAATTTAGGTTTCCGTTATGCGACAAAAGCTGGAATCTCGATCTCTATAGCTGATATTATAGTTCCTGATAGCAAACAAAAACATATCGATGAAGCCAAGAAAAAGGTACGTGAGATTCAGCGTCAATACGGAGCTGGTCTGTTAACGGATAGTGAGAGGTATAATAAGATCGTTGATATCTGGACAGATACAAATAACTCTGTTGCTGGTGAGATGATGAAACTTATCCAAAATGATAAAGGTGGATTTAACTCTATTTATATGATGGCTGACTCTGGAGCTAGAGGCTCTGCGGCACAAATTCGTCAGCTTGCTGGTATGCGTGGCTTGATGGCTAAACCAGATGGCTCGATTATTGAGACTCCGATTACCTCAAATTTCCGTGAGGGTCTAAACATAATGGAATACTTCATTTCTACGCACGGAGCCAGAAAAGGTCTTGCGGATACTGCGTTAAAAACTGCAAACGCTGGTTATCTTACTCGTAAGTTGATAGATGTCGCACAAAATGTCAAGGTCACTATGCATGATTGTGGTACTCACGAAGGTGTTGAGATCACTGATATAACAGAAAATGGTGAACTTATAGAGAGCTTAGAAGAGAGAATTTTGGGTCGTATTTTGGCTGATGATGTGATTGATCCTATAACAAATGAAATTTTATTTTCAGAAGGTACGCTTATTGACGAAGAGAAGGCAAAAACTATTGCAGACGCTAGTATAAAATCAGTAAGTATAAGGACGCCTATTACTTGCAAAGCACCAAAAGGTGTATGTGCTAAGTGCTATGGTATAAATTTGGGCGAAGGTAAGCTAGTCAAACCAGGTGAAGCTGTCGGTATCATCTCAGCTCAATCTATCGGTGAGCCAGGAACTCAGCTAACACTTAGAACATTCCATATCGGTGGAACAGCATCAACTGAGCAGCAAGACCGTCAAGTAGTCGCTCAGCAAGAGGGCTTTATAAGATTTTATAACCTTAATACATACGAAAACAATGGTAAGATAATTGTTGCAAATAGAAGAAGTGCTGCTGTTTTACTAGTAGAGCCAAAGATTAAATCAACTATTGACGGTAAAGTAGAGATAGAATTTGCTCACGAAGACGTAAATATAACTATTAAAGGCAAAAAAGAAGAGGTTAAATACACTATCCGTAGGCACGATCTAGCAAAGCCAAATGAGCTTGCTGGTGTTAGTGGTAAGATCGAAGGAAAGATGTATATCCCTTATGCAAATGGCGATAAGATAAGTGCAAATGAAAGCCTTGTAGAGATTATAAAAGAGGGCTGGAATGTGCCAAATCGTATCCCTTATGCAAGTGAGTTAAAGATAACAGATGGAGAGCCAGTAACGCAGAAAATTTTATCAGGTGCGATCGGTATTGTTAAATTTTTCATACTCAATGGTGATTATTTAGAGCGTATTAAAGAGATAAAAAAGGGTCATAAAGTAACTGAAAAAGGGCTATTTGTCGTCGTTTCTGATAAAGATGGACGTGAGGCTGTTCGCCACTACATTCCAAGAAATTCTATTATTCAGCTAGATGATAATGAAGCCGTTGATACAAAAACTATTATCGCACTACCTGAGAGTAGCGATAAGCTAATAATCGCTGAGTGGGATCCATACTCAAGCCCAGTCATCGCAGAAGAGGCTGGTGTGGTTAGCTTTGAAGATATCGAGCCAGGATATAGTGCGGCTGAGCAGTTTGATGAGGCTACAGGACAGAGCCGTTTGGTTATAAATGAGTATCTGCCAAGTGGTGTAAAACCAACTATCATTGTAGCAACACAGACAGGTGGACTTATGAGATATCAGCTTGAGCCAAAAACAGCTATTTTCGTTACTGATGGTGCAGATGTTGCACAAGCTGATATTTTAGCTAAGACACCAAAAGCGGTCGCAAAATCAAAAGATATCACCGGTGGTCTCCCACGTGTATCTGAGTTATTTGAGGCACGTCGCCCTAAAAATACAGCTATTGTTGCTGAGATTGATGGTGTTGTAAGATTTGACAAGCCACTTCGCTCAAAAGAGCGTATAATTATAGAAGCAGAGGATGGTGCGACAGCTGAGTATCTTATAGATAAAACACGTCAAATTCAAGTTAGAAATGGTGAGTTTGTTCATGCTGGCGAGAAACTAACTGATGGTCTTATCTCAAGCCATGATATATTAAGAATTTTGGGCGAAAAGGCACTCCATTACTATTTGATTAGTGAAATTCAACAGGTTTATCGCCGTCAAGGTGTTGCGATAGCTGATAAGCATATTGAAATCATTGTATCTCAGATGTTGCGTCAAGTTAAGATCGTTGATAGTGGTAATACAAATTTTATCGTTGGCGATATGATCTCGCGTACTAAATTTAAAGAAGAAAATGAGCGTATTATGAGAATGGGTGGTGAACCTGCCATTGCTGAGCCGATACTTCTAGGTGTTACTCGTGCGGCTATCGGTAGTGATAGTGTTATATCTGCAGCATCTTTCCAAGAGACTACAAAGGTGCTTACAGAGGCATCAATAGCTGCTAAATTTGACTATCTTGAAGATCTAAAAGAAAATGTTATTCTAGGCCGTATGATACCTGTTGGAACTGGTCTTTATAAAGATAAAAAGATAAAATTAAAAGAAATTTAATATTCTTTTTCTTTGTTAGCCCCTTGTTTTAGGGGCTATGTATTAAATTTGATTTACTATTTTTTAGTATAATCCTTGATTTTAAAGGATGTATAATGTTAAAAAATAGTGATTTGGGGCTTTTATTACTCCGTCTTGGACTTGGAATTTGTCTATTTATCCACGGATTTGCGAAGCTTACCGGTGGCATTAGTTTTGTCAAATCGATGGTTGTCGGTGCTGGTTTGCCTGAAATTTTATCATACGGTGTTTATATTGGTGAAGTGGTCGCTCCACTTGCACTTATAATCGGTTTTTATTCACGTATTTCATCGGCTATTATAGCTATTAACTCAATTGTTATACTTTATGTTGCACATCCAAATTTATTGGCACTTACACAATACGGTGGTTTTAAAGCTGAGATTTTATACCTTTATATAGCTATGGCACTCTGCCTTGTTTTTATGGGTAGTGGTAAATATGCCGTTGCAAGAGATTAAAATTTGTTACATATTTATTAAATATTATTAATTTT
This portion of the Campylobacter anatolicus genome encodes:
- the tuf gene encoding elongation factor Tu; the encoded protein is MAKEKFSRNKPHVNIGTIGHVDHGKTTLTAAISAVLSRKGLAELKDYDNIDNAPEEKERGITIATSHIEYETENRHYAHVDCPGHADYVKNMITGAAQMDGAILVVSAADGPMPQTREHILLSRQVGVPYIVVFMNKADMVDDAELLELVEMEIRELLNEYNFPGDDTPIIAGSALKALEEAKAGQDGEWSAKVMELMAAVDSYIPTPTRATDKDFLMPIEDVFSISGRGTVVTGRIEKGVVKVGDTIEIVGIRDTQTTTVTGVEMFRKEMDQGEAGDNVGVLLRGTKKEDVERGMVLCKPKSITPHTKFEGEVYILTKEEGGRHTPFFNNYRPQFYVRTTDVTGSITLPEGTEMVMPGDNIRISVELIAPVALEEGTRFAIREGGRTVGSGVVSKILA
- the rpmG gene encoding 50S ribosomal protein L33, producing MRVKVGLKCSESGDINYTTTKNSKTMTEKLELKKYCPRLKKHTIHKEVKLKS
- the secE gene encoding preprotein translocase subunit SecE, with protein sequence MEKLINYIKLSKLEILKVIFPTKEQVRNAFITVFIVVAVVSLFLALVDAIMSFTLSKII
- the nusG gene encoding transcription termination/antitermination protein NusG; translated protein: MAHKWYAIQTYAGSEMAVKRGIENLVKDHGIEDRLKNVIVPTEDVIEIKNGKQKINERTLYPGYAFALLDLDTALWHKIQSLPKVSRFIGEQKKPTPLSDKDINTILEKVEKRAAPKPKIFFEEGESVRIIDGPFANFTGIVEEYDMVHGKLRLNVSIFGRSTPVDILYSQVEKII
- the rplK gene encoding 50S ribosomal protein L11 encodes the protein MAKKVIGEIKLQIAATKANPSPPVGPALGQKGVNIMEFCKAFNERTKDMVGFNIPVVITVYADKSFTFITKQPPATDLIKKAAGIAKGTDNPLKNKVGKLTKAQVLEIVEKKLADLNTKDKEQAAKIIAGSARSMGVEVID
- the rplA gene encoding 50S ribosomal protein L1, whose translation is MGKTTKRFAELLKKVDANKIYNLTEAIDTIKTLSSAKFDETVEIALKLNVDPRHADQMVRGSVVLPAGTGKTVRVAVIAKDAKADEAKAAGADIVGSDELVEDIQKGIMNFDVLIATPNLMGLVGKVGRILGPKGLMPNPKTGTVTMDVAQAVNNAKSGQVNFRVDKQGNIHAGLGKVSFSKEQLVENISTFIKAINKHKPATAKGRYVKNATLSLTMSPSIALDTQEVMDLK
- the rplJ gene encoding 50S ribosomal protein L10 codes for the protein MTRNEKSKVIANLENEFKEAQAIVVCDYRGLSVKRLEVLRNAAREQGVKVQVIKNTLANIALNNVEKSGLDLKDTNIYVWGEDQLAVTKVVVKFEESNSELFKIKTAYIDGEVAKAEKVVALSKMPSRDELLGMLLQVWNAPIQNFTIGLNALREKKEQSA
- the rplL gene encoding 50S ribosomal protein L7/L12, yielding MAITKEDVLEFISNLSVLELSELVKEFEEKFGVSAAPVMVAGGAVAGGAAEAAEEKTEFNVVLVDSGDKKINVIKVVRALTGLGLKEAKDAVEGTPSVLKEGISKDEAEAAKKELEEAGAKVELK